A single window of bacterium DNA harbors:
- the lipB gene encoding lipoyl(octanoyl) transferase, whose translation MKENKESVRVSLVELGPGVRYGKALAVQQERLAGLMEGVLPPSLVLCEHAPVITLGRNAGESGVLASPETLSGLGIGLCRTGRGGKATVHSPGQAVAYPVLNLRAFGISPKEYVKTLEEWMLSTLTRFGVEGFRREGKPGIYTRRGKIGALGVALSRGYSHHGIAFNVSNDLALYDLILPCGERDIAPVSLKSEGAKTSTEEVFEALKREFERIFGIELVDSPRDEVQDLL comes from the coding sequence TTGAAGGAAAATAAAGAGTCCGTCAGGGTTTCGCTCGTCGAGCTCGGCCCCGGCGTTCGTTACGGGAAGGCGCTGGCTGTCCAGCAGGAGAGGCTTGCGGGGCTTATGGAAGGGGTTTTGCCGCCCTCCCTTGTCCTTTGCGAACACGCACCGGTCATAACCCTCGGCAGAAATGCCGGCGAATCGGGCGTCCTCGCCTCCCCCGAAACACTATCCGGACTGGGAATCGGGCTTTGCAGAACCGGGCGGGGCGGCAAGGCTACCGTCCATTCGCCGGGTCAGGCGGTCGCCTACCCCGTCCTGAACCTCAGGGCGTTTGGAATCTCTCCGAAAGAGTACGTAAAAACACTTGAGGAGTGGATGCTGTCCACGCTCACCCGTTTCGGGGTCGAGGGATTCAGGCGTGAGGGAAAACCGGGGATATACACGCGAAGGGGGAAGATAGGAGCGCTTGGCGTCGCTCTCAGCCGGGGCTACAGCCACCACGGAATCGCGTTTAACGTCTCCAACGACCTTGCCCTTTACGATCTTATCCTGCCCTGCGGCGAAAGGGATATCGCCCCCGTCTCGCTGAAATCCGAAGGAGCCAAAACCTCGACCGAAGAGGTCTTTGAAGCGCTTAAAAGGGAATTCGAGAGGATATTCGGAATAGAGCTCGTTGATTCACCCCGAGATGAAGTCCAGGACCTTCTCTGA
- a CDS encoding VWA domain-containing protein has protein sequence MPTGEPAPVALDATLRAAAPHQLGRKEAGDDSVNILPQDIRHKVLSRLTGASVLFTVDASGSMSSEQVMSHAKGVVLSLLTDVYQKRDRVGMIAFRGTEAKVALPFTTSVELAQKRLKGLPTGGKSPVALALAKSLEEIQREVKKNPGRVPFLIILTDGRANISMEGGDPFGEALRQAKRVRGSGVKTLVVDTDLTWIDSYPWARILAEEMGAKCLRLKDLKSEKVLDFISG, from the coding sequence ATGCCCACTGGCGAACCAGCGCCGGTAGCCCTGGACGCGACCCTGCGCGCCGCGGCCCCCCACCAGCTGGGGAGGAAAGAGGCCGGGGATGACTCGGTAAACATATTGCCGCAGGATATCCGCCACAAGGTGCTTTCCCGCCTCACAGGCGCTTCCGTTCTCTTCACCGTGGACGCCTCGGGCTCGATGAGCAGCGAGCAGGTGATGAGCCACGCGAAGGGGGTTGTCCTCTCCCTCCTCACCGACGTGTACCAGAAGCGCGACAGGGTGGGGATGATCGCCTTTCGCGGCACGGAGGCGAAGGTGGCGCTGCCCTTCACCACCAGCGTGGAGCTTGCCCAAAAGAGGCTGAAGGGCCTCCCGACCGGCGGCAAGTCGCCGGTAGCCCTCGCGCTCGCCAAATCGCTGGAGGAGATTCAAAGGGAGGTGAAGAAAAACCCCGGCAGGGTTCCCTTCCTGATTATCCTGACCGACGGGAGGGCGAATATCTCGATGGAGGGCGGGGACCCTTTCGGAGAGGCTTTACGGCAGGCGAAAAGGGTGAGGGGGAGCGGCGTGAAAACGCTGGTGGTGGACACCGACCTCACCTGGATAGATTCCTACCCGTGGGCGCGGATACTCGCCGAGGAGATGGGGGCGAAGTGCCTGCGGCTGAAGGATTTAAAGTCAGAGAAGGTCCTGGACTTCATCTCGGGGTGA
- a CDS encoding magnesium chelatase ATPase subunit I — MPHSDLYPFSAIVGQEKMKLGLILNVIDPSIDGVLIRGERGTAKSTAVRALARLLPEIEVVLECAIGCHPQRVNQMCPECRLKHEDNEPLLSGKRMMRVVDLPVGSTEDRVVGSLDMEKALTTGKLDFVPGVLGKANRGFLYVDEVNLLEDHIVDVLLDVAAMGINRIEREGVSYAHPSRFVLVGTMNPEEGDLRPQLLDRFGLCVDVTGIRDPELRVEVMRRRREFERDREGFARQWRGEDAKLAKAISVAEKLLPRISVDDETLSVIASLSVDLGADGHRADMAMVKAVTALAAFRGRTEITDEDLTDAAGLVYPHRMKKSPLEERILSQEEVVTSIRNSREELEKKRLEKKSSKKKAI; from the coding sequence ATGCCCCATTCCGATCTCTATCCCTTCTCGGCCATCGTCGGCCAGGAGAAGATGAAACTTGGACTCATACTAAACGTCATAGACCCTTCTATCGACGGAGTCCTCATACGCGGCGAACGCGGAACCGCCAAATCCACCGCCGTCCGCGCGCTCGCCCGCCTCCTTCCCGAGATAGAGGTAGTGCTTGAGTGCGCCATCGGCTGCCACCCCCAGCGCGTTAACCAGATGTGCCCGGAATGCCGCCTGAAACACGAAGACAACGAGCCCCTCCTTTCGGGAAAACGGATGATGCGCGTGGTGGACCTGCCCGTAGGCTCCACTGAGGACCGGGTGGTCGGCTCGCTCGACATGGAAAAGGCGCTGACAACCGGTAAGCTCGATTTCGTCCCCGGCGTGCTCGGCAAGGCCAACAGGGGCTTTCTCTACGTGGACGAGGTTAACCTCCTCGAAGACCACATCGTTGACGTTCTCCTCGACGTGGCCGCGATGGGTATAAACCGCATCGAAAGGGAGGGGGTAAGCTACGCCCATCCCTCCCGCTTCGTCCTCGTCGGGACGATGAACCCGGAGGAGGGCGACCTTCGGCCCCAGCTTCTCGACCGCTTCGGCCTTTGCGTGGACGTGACCGGAATCCGCGACCCGGAACTTCGCGTGGAGGTGATGAGAAGGCGAAGGGAGTTCGAGCGCGACCGCGAAGGGTTCGCCCGCCAGTGGCGCGGGGAGGATGCGAAGCTCGCCAAGGCGATCTCCGTCGCTGAAAAACTCCTTCCCCGCATCAGCGTGGACGACGAAACCCTCTCGGTCATAGCCTCCCTCAGCGTGGACCTCGGGGCCGACGGACACCGCGCCGACATGGCGATGGTGAAGGCGGTCACGGCTCTGGCGGCCTTTCGGGGCAGGACGGAGATAACCGACGAGGACCTCACGGACGCGGCGGGCCTCGTCTACCCACACCGCATGAAGAAATCTCCCCTCGAAGAGCGCATTCTCTCGCAGGAGGAGGTCGTCACCTCCATCCGCAACTCCCGCGAGGAGCTAGAAAAAAAGAGGCTGGAGAAAAAATCCTCTAAAAAAAAAGCCATCTGA